The window CAGTCCTGCCTCGCGGCCAGCGCGAATGCGCTGGTGGCCGGGCTGCTGGCGCCGCTGGTGATGCACTCGACGCTGCTGCTGGCGCTGGCGTCGATGGGGCTGATGAGCATCGGGCTCGCATCCTGGCTGTGGGTCAGGTCGCGGCTGCCCACCGTGGCTTGACCCGCCCCGGTGCGGCGGGGCACGGCTTGCTCGCCGCAGGCATCATGCAGACCTGACTGTCTCGGCTCTCCCGCCATGCGCTACGAACACCTGCTCCAAGTCACCGACCCTGCCGACCCGCGGGTGCCGCCGATGAGCCGTGCCGAACTGTGGCGCGGCCTGCTGGTGCGTGTCGAATCGCCGCAGCAGTTCCCCCTCGGCCCCGACCGTTGCGAGGCTCGCGCCGGGGCCCACGCGCGCGAACGCCGGCGCAGCGTCCACTTCGGCGCACTGCGCTTCGAGGACACGGTGCAGCTCGAGCCCGAGCAGCGCATCGTCTTCACGCCCGAGCCGCACGAGGGCGCCGCGCCGGTCCGGCTCACCGTGACGATCGAGGAGCCGGCGCCCGGCGCGCTGTTCCTGCGCTTCGTCTACGAGACCGACGACGCGGGGTCCGCCGAGGAGAAGGCGCTGCAGGGCTACCGGCAGCAGGCCTGGCTGGAGCTCGACCGCGACATGCTGCGCACGCTGCGCGAATGGCAGACCCAGGGGCGGCTCGCCTGAAGCCCCCCGAGAGTTGCGCTGAGTTCATCTTTCACTTCCAGAGGGCTCCGCAAGTCCTTCTTTTAGAACGACATTTTCTTTTTTGTGCATCAGAAATCACGCCTAAGTGCTTGATTTCATTGAGATTTCCTTACATCTCTGGTTGACCCGCCCGAGGGGGTCCGCTAAAGTGGAGCAAAGTGCACTTTAGTGGGATTTCGTGGCAGAAATAGTCTTTCAGGGGGCTTCGGCGCTCGCGCTCGACGCAAAGGGGCGGCTGGCCGTCCCGGCGCGCCACCGCGATGTGCTGGGCGCGCTGGCCCAGGGCCGGCTCACGCTCACGAAGCATCCGGTCGGCTGCCTGCTGGTGTTTCCACGCCCGGCGTGGGAGGGCTTTCGCGACAAGGTCGCGGCGCTGCCGCTGCGCGCCGAGGGCTGGAAGCGCATCTTCCTCGGCAACGCGATGGACGTCGAGATCGACGCCAGCTCGCGCGTGCTGGTCTCGCCCGAACTGCGCCAGGCAGCGGGTCTGGTCAAGGACGTGATGCTGCTCGGCATGGGCAGCCATTTTGAACTCTGGGACGTCCAGCGCTACCAGGCCCACGAGGCCGAGGTGATGCAGCAGGGGCTGCCCGAGAGCCTGGGCGACTTCTCGTTCTGACGGCGATGAACCAGGGAGTCGGGCCTTGGCAGCACACCACCGTCCTGCTGCACGAGGCGGTCGATGCGCTCGTGCACTCGCCGGACGGCTACTACGTCGACGGCACCTACGGCCGCGGCGGGCACTCGCGGCTGATCCTGTCGAAGCTGTCCGCGGCGGGCCGCCTGCTGGCGATCGACCGCGACCCCGACGCGGTGGCGCACGCCACCTCGGGCGCGGCGCGGGTCACGGACCCGCGCTTCCACATCGAGCACGCGCCCTACAGCGAGCTGCCGGCGCTGCTGGCGGCGCGTGGCGTGTCACGCATTGACGGCCTGCTGCTGGACATCGGTGTGAGCTCGCCGCAGATCGACAACCCGGAGCGCGGCTTCAGCTTCCGCGCCAGCGGTCCGCTGGACATGCGCATGGACCCGACGCGTGGAGAGAGCGCGGCCGACTACCTGGCGCGCGCCGATGAACGCGAGATCGCGGCGGTGATCCGCGACTACGGCGAGGAACGCTTCGCGACCGCGATCGCCCGTGCGCTGGTGGCGCGCCGCCTGGCCGGCCGTCCGGTACGCACCACCGAGGAACTCGCGGAGCTGGTGGCGCAGGCGGTCAAGACCCGCGAGCCTGGGCAGAACCCGGCCACCCGCACCTTCCAGGCGCTGCGCATCTTCGTCAACGCCGAGCTGACGCAGCTCGAACAAGGCCTGGCGGCGGCACTCCAATGCCTGAAGCCGGGCGGCCGGCTGGTCGTGATCAGCTTCCACTCGCTCGAGGACCGCATCGTCAAGACCTTCATCGCGAGTCACAGCAAGGCGGTGGTCGACCGCCGGGCGCCGTTCGCGCCGCCGGCGCCGATGAGGCTGCGCGCGCTGGCGCGCCTGAAGCCCGGCGCCGACGAGGTGGCAGCCAATCCGCGCGCGCGCTCGGCCATCCTGCGCGTGGCCGAACGGACCGACGTGGGGATCGCCGCATGACACGCCTCAACATCGTGGTGCTGATCGCGCTGGTGTGCAGCTCGCTCTACCTCGTCAAGGTGTCCTACGAGTCGCGCCGTCTGTTCGCCGAACTCGATCGCGCGCAGGCCCAGGCGCTCAAGCTCGAGAGCGAGCACGACCGGCTGCTGGTCGATGCGCGTGCGCAGTCCACGCCGCTGCGTGTCGAGAAGGTCGCGCGCGAGCGACTCGGCATGCGCAGCGCCACACCGGCGGTCACCGAGTACGTGGTGGTGCCGGTGGCCGCTGCGCCGGCGCCTGATGTCGCGGAGCTG is drawn from Methylibium petroleiphilum PM1 and contains these coding sequences:
- a CDS encoding SRPBCC family protein — encoded protein: MRYEHLLQVTDPADPRVPPMSRAELWRGLLVRVESPQQFPLGPDRCEARAGAHARERRRSVHFGALRFEDTVQLEPEQRIVFTPEPHEGAAPVRLTVTIEEPAPGALFLRFVYETDDAGSAEEKALQGYRQQAWLELDRDMLRTLREWQTQGRLA
- a CDS encoding division/cell wall cluster transcriptional repressor MraZ; its protein translation is MAEIVFQGASALALDAKGRLAVPARHRDVLGALAQGRLTLTKHPVGCLLVFPRPAWEGFRDKVAALPLRAEGWKRIFLGNAMDVEIDASSRVLVSPELRQAAGLVKDVMLLGMGSHFELWDVQRYQAHEAEVMQQGLPESLGDFSF
- the rsmH gene encoding 16S rRNA (cytosine(1402)-N(4))-methyltransferase RsmH, which gives rise to MNQGVGPWQHTTVLLHEAVDALVHSPDGYYVDGTYGRGGHSRLILSKLSAAGRLLAIDRDPDAVAHATSGAARVTDPRFHIEHAPYSELPALLAARGVSRIDGLLLDIGVSSPQIDNPERGFSFRASGPLDMRMDPTRGESAADYLARADEREIAAVIRDYGEERFATAIARALVARRLAGRPVRTTEELAELVAQAVKTREPGQNPATRTFQALRIFVNAELTQLEQGLAAALQCLKPGGRLVVISFHSLEDRIVKTFIASHSKAVVDRRAPFAPPAPMRLRALARLKPGADEVAANPRARSAILRVAERTDVGIAA
- the ftsL gene encoding cell division protein FtsL, which codes for MTRLNIVVLIALVCSSLYLVKVSYESRRLFAELDRAQAQALKLESEHDRLLVDARAQSTPLRVEKVARERLGMRSATPAVTEYVVVPVAAAPAPDVAELRR